CATGGCCGCACCCTGAGGACGCGATCGTCGTCGTGGGCCGGCGAGCCCCGGCCATCCCGGTTGCTGGTCGTCACGTAGAGGGCGCCATCGGGCCCGGCGACCACCGCCCGCAACCGCCCGTACAGGTTTTCCAGCAGCGCCGTCACGCGGCCCGCGCGGAGGTCGGGGGTGAGCTCGACGCGAAGGAGCTGCTGGCCCCGCAGGCAGGCCACGTAGAGGGCCGGGCCGAGGATGGCGATGCCCGAGGGCGCCCATGTCTTCTGGCCGGATTCCAGGATCGGGTCCACGTAGCGGGGCTCGCCACCCCGGCCGGTGATCTCGGGCCAGCCGTAGTTGCGCCCCGGGAGGATCGCGTTGATCTCGTCGTGCCCGG
This Candidatus Rokuibacteriota bacterium DNA region includes the following protein-coding sequences:
- a CDS encoding PQQ-dependent sugar dehydrogenase, which produces MSRLTVRGMRAGEERVLLDDMPGAPIHDGCRLRFGPDGKLYVTMGDAAAPRLAQQRDSLAGKILRIEPDGTVPGDNPFPGSPLWSLGHRNPQGIAWDAAGRLVAAEHGPSGHDEINAILPGRNYGWPEITGRGGEPRYVDPILESGQKTWAPSGIAILGPALYVACLRGQQLLRVELTPDLRAGRVTALLENLYGRLRAVVAGPDGALYVTTSNRDGRGSPAHDDDRVLRVRP